The Hymenobacter swuensis DY53 genome includes the window TACCAACTGCCCCCGGCAGTACGACACAAAAAACGGGGCTACTTTGGTGTCCATCATTTTGCGGGCTACCGGGTTTTCACTGGCATCTAGCCGCAGAAAGGCAGTGGTCTGGTACGTGGTATCCAGCGCAAACCTCTCGAAGGGCGGGGCCAGCAGCTCACAGATCGGGCAGTTAGAGGAAGTAAATTTGGCCAGCACCCGGGGATAATCGTGGATGAGAGTACGCAGGCCTTCGTCGTTGGTGTCAATAATTTTCATGCGGCAGGCAGTAAAAGCAGAAAGAAACGGCCAAGGAGCCGTTGTGCTTCCGCAGACAAAAAATGCGCCCCGGAAAATTCCTCCCGGCGCGCATTTCCTGCTTGTTGAAACGTGAAAGCAGAACAGTTAGTTTTTTTCCAGCATCATCTGGCGGATGTACTTCACCGGGGCGCTGCCGTAGCCTAGGAACTGCTCGTGGAAAGTTTTGAGGTCGAATTTGGCACCCTGCTGCCGTTTCAGCTCCTCGCGCAGGTCGTAGATTTCGGTGGAGCCGGTGAAGTAACTGCTC containing:
- a CDS encoding thioredoxin family protein, which produces MKIIDTNDEGLRTLIHDYPRVLAKFTSSNCPICELLAPPFERFALDTTYQTTAFLRLDASENPVARKMMDTKVAPFFVSYCRGQLVECDTLRTEEEVLQMLRQLQGCTDTAAVPV